Genomic segment of Pseudomonadales bacterium:
AATCATATCCTCTGAGTCAGCACCTAGACTGGGTGCGAACAGCTGTTTCAGCGCTGTTAGTCCGTCTAAACCACCATAGTTGCGACAATCTGTGCCGTTAAAGAAATAATCGCCGTCAAGAATACCGTCTAAGCGGTTACTCAAATCTAGCTGCGCTGAGCTAGGCTTGCCACGCGTCAAGTCCAATGCTAAACCTTTCGCTTTGAGCTGCGCAAATTCAGCGCTCAGGCTGGCTTGCCAATTAGAAAGGGTCTGTTGATCAGCAGTTGCGACTTGGAATGTGTTCAAGGTATATCTCCACCAACGATGCGAGGCTAAAGACGCGCAGTATAGCGCAGTTAATGGCTATAAAAAGAAAATCATAAAAAAACCGCCAGAATCTGGCGGTTTTTTCATCTAAAGGCCGGCGGTTTTTATAAACCGACGGCTTAAGCTGATGCGGCAGTGGTGCTAGGCTTGCTTGCGCGGGCAGCCGCTTTTTTGCGCGCTGCTCTTTTCCGCTTAGGCTTGCTCTCATTGTCGCTTACTTTGGCTGAAGCAGCGGTTTTAGATGAGGCCGAGGCTTTCGATTTAGCCGCTTTTTTAGCCGGTGCTTTACTGGCCTTTTTTTCATGATCGAGTGCTGCAGCGTAGAGTTCAGAAAACGCCGCTTCAATGCATTCGATGTAAAAGCCAGGATCTTGCATCATGTTTCGGTCAGCAGATACGGATAATGAAATTTTGCCGCAGTAGCTAAATACGGCATGACCCAGCCCCATGCAATCGGTAAGCGGCGGGATGCCCCAGTAAGAAACCATTTCGGCGCCAGCATGATAAAGTGGGAAATTAGGCCCCGGCACGTTGGTGACTAAGGTATTGCAGGCGAACGGACCAAACTTTTCCATCAGCCCAGCATTTTGCATCAGTCGGTTAATGCGCCGACCCATTTTAGGATTCATAAAACCAAACATATAGTTTTGAATCACCGAGTGGGTGTTAACTTTTTCGGCCAGATCTTTGGCTTGGTTGGTGCTTTCATGAATCGCGACTAGGCGATCAATCGGATTTTCAAGATGGGTATGAAGCTCAGCGAAAATGCCGCCAACCTGGTTGCCCTCGAGGTGTCGAGTATCATCGGTGCGAATATCGACCGGCATCATCGCTGCTAAGGATTCAGCAGGCAGCTCGTTATGGTGCTTTAAATACTTATGAATACCGCCAGCGACAATGCCAAGCATGACATCATTAACGGTTGTGCCCTGCGCTATAGCATTTTTAATATGCTTCACCTTATCAAGGTCAAAGAATGTGCCTTCAAAAACGCGATGTGGTGACAAACCCTTATTAAAACGTGTTGCCGGTACTTTAAGCTTGGTCCCTGAGGGGATCTCGCCTTTATACAGTTTGATAGCATTGCGCAGCAAGTTAGGCGCAGTCTTATATATTGAGTTGGCTTGGTTAAGCGGATTGCGTAAACGATTAGGGATGGCGCGACCGATAAGCTCTAAAGAAGTCGGCTTGCGATCGACGGTTAATGGTTTTAATGGCTGTGATGCGGTGGCTTCGGGTGTAAGGTCATGCAGTGCACCAAACACGCCTTGGCCAGACGCGCCGTCAACAATTGAGTGGTGCGTTTTTACCATGATCGCAAAGCTACCCTTAGGCAAGCCCTCAACATTGTCCAAGCCTTCAATAATGTATGCCTCCCATAATGGGCGACTAAAATCTATCGGGCGAGAGTTAAGACGTGATACTAAAATGCAAAGTTGTCGCCAGTCACCTGGCTGTGGCAAAGCAATATGACGGATATGAAATTCAATGTCGAAGTCGGGATCTTCGATCCAGTAGGGTTTGTCGAGGCCAAAAGGCACTTCAACATATTTATAGCGAAAAATGGGCGCCAAATGAATCCGATCTTGCACATATTTGATAATGTCTTTGTGGCCAAGTCGCCCGCCAGGTGCGGTTGATTGGTCATAAATGCCTAAGCCGGCAATGTGCATTGGCGTATTCGGCGTTTCATTATAAACAAAGCCTGCGTCTTGACTGCCCAACTGCTTCATTGTGCTAATTCCTTTGAGTGTAATAGTATGGCTGTAATGTACAAGAAGCCTGTGTAATTCGCAACGGCTTTACCCTCTGTTAAAGCTTATTCATGCAGATTAAATAGTTAATGACATCGGTATTGTTTAGCGTTGATAATGGTCAACGTCTATAAGTAAATAACAAGTTAACTATGTCTACATTTGAACAGTTTTGCGAGTTTATTGAGCAGCATTGCCCCACATCTATGCGCACGCCCATGTCTAGTGAAGAAACGATATGGGGCGGCCGTCAGCAGCAGTTCAATAACCCCGATGCCAAGGCTTGGCTAGACATCATGGTTGACGCAGGCTATACAGCGCCAACCTGGCCTGCCGCTTTTGGGGGCGCCGGGCTGAGTCCTGCTGAGGCTAAATTATTACAAAAAGCGATGCTAAAGCTTGGCGCAAGGCCGCCTTTGATGAGTTTAGGGGTGCATATGATGGGCCCTACAATTTTAGAGTTTGGCACCGAGGCTCAGCAGCAAGAGCATTTACCGCCGATAGCGCGCGGCGAAATTCGCTGGTGCCAAGGTTATTCAGAGCCGGGTGCAGGTTCAGATTTGGCGAGTTTATCTTGTAAGGCTGAGGATTGTGGCGATCATTTTTTGGTGAATGGGCAGAAAGTGTGGACCAGCTTTGCCGATAAGTCGGATTTTTTATTTTGCTTGGTGCGCACTGATTTTAATGTGGCCAAGCATGATGGTATCTCGGTATTGCTGATTGATATGGCGCTGCCTGGCGTGACGACCAAGCCCATTGAGTTGATCTCAGGCTCGTCACATTTCTGTGAAGTGTTTTTAGATAATGTGCAGGTGCCAAAGCATCAGTTANTGGGTCAGCTCAATCATGGTTGGGGGATTGCTAAACGAATGCTGCAGCATGAGCGCAATATGATGGGCTCGCGAGATCTCGGTAATCGTTTTGCGCCAAGCTTTGAGAGCGTGGTTGCGCATCAGCATGGGCAAAGCTTGGCAGAGTTTTCACCGATATTGCGTGATCAAATCGCAGCAAACGCCATGCAGACCGAGGCGATTGAATTAACCTCGCAGCGCATGCTACAGGAGTTTAAGCAGGGTCAAGTTTCACAAGCTTCGTCTTGTCTCAAGCTGGCGATGAGTGAGGCTTATATGCAAAAATTCGATTTATATTTGCAGGCATTTGGCTTTGCCGGCCTGAGTTGGCCGGATGATAGAAATGCTAATCATTTTTCTGCAGATGAATTACTTTGTGCGAAAGAATGGGCGTTCTCAAGAATTCAAAGCATCGGTGGTGGCACCTCAGAAATCCAGCTCAATATTATTGCTAAACGAAATCTTGGTTTGCCAGATTAAGTGGGCTTCAGGGAAAGGCGTTTAGCTTTCAAGCTCTGGTGTTTTAATCATTTCGATGTATTCATGCAGTGGCGCTAAATCCCGCTCGCGTTTTTCCATTGGGTGATGCAGCATATTAAAGCCGGCGCCAATGCACATTTGGTAGAATGTTAATGCCGTGGTAGAGGGGCATATATCAGCGCGCACTTCGCCTTGCTCTTGCAGTTGAATAATCAGCGACTGTAAAAGTTCATCGGCGTAGCGAGCAACGGCGGCGACACTTAAACGCATTTCTGGGTCAGTCGTGGCGTAATCCCACAGACATAAACGAACTCGCCATTCAATATCGGCGACATCATTCGTTGGCATCGAGGCGCTGAGCAGGGGGTACAAATTTTGTAAGTGGATTTCGGCGGCATCTGTCATGGCGTCAAGACGATTGAAGATGCGCTCGTGCGACCAGTTTAACGCGGCGATAACAATATCATCTTTGCCTTCGAAGTAATGTGGCAGGGTGCCCACGCTACAGCCAACATGTTTGGCAATATTGCGCATAGTCAAGGTTTCAAGCCCGTCTTCAGCAATCAGCCTTGCTACTGCTTCAATAATGTCGTGACGGTTAAGTTTTTTGTCTTGTTTTTTTTCTTTCATGGTTGTCCAACGGCTAATCGGCAACATACTACCCTAATTGTCTTAGAAATGCTTATTAACAAAAGCTTCATATTCTCAGCGCTTGCTATTGCGGGCGGTTTTGACTATCATTCCGCGCTTTAATCGAACGTTCGTTCGACAAATAATAAAAACGATAAAATGCTGCGGGTGCAATTGTTTAGGTGCCCGATTTTACGAGGTGGCTCATGGCTAAAGCAGAAATCGATAAATCTTATTTAACACACGCCGATAATCACAATATTGATCATATTCCGGGTGATTACGGCATTCCGTATTTTGGCAACTCACTGCGCACCATTTTTGGTTTAGATAAATGGGTCAAAGAGCTACAAGACAAATACGGCAATGTGGCGCGGGTAAAAATCTTGCATCAAAAAGGTATCATGCTGCAAGGCTGCGATAACTTTCAGCGCTTATTCTTAGACCGCAATCAAGAATTTTCCAATGAGATGGGTTACGAGGAGTCGCTTAACCAGTTTTATCGTGGCGGCATCTTGATGAAGGATTTTGATGACCACAAGTTTTTGCGTCGGATGATGCAAACAGCATTCAAAAATGCTGCGATGAAAAACTATGTTGGCATGATGAACCCCATTTTGGCTGCCAATATCAAGTCGTGGGAAAACGTCGATAATTTTCAATTTTTTCCGCATATCAAAAAGGCTTTGCTAGAAGTTGGTGCCAGTGTATTTGTTGGCGCTGAAGCCGGTGAAGATACGGTGAAAATGAACCAGGCCTTCTTAGATATTAATGATGGCTTGCTTGGGCAGGTGCGAAAAGAATGGCCTGGCACAGCCTATAATAAAGGCAAGAAAGGCGAGCGCTATCTGCGCGATTATTTCGGTCAAGAAATTGATAAGCGCCGCGCTGGCAGTGGCGAAGATATGCTCTCGTTTATGTGTCGCGAGAAAACCGATGATGGCGAATTTTTTGATAAAGAATTAATCATACCGCAGGCATCGTTCTTACTGTTTGCTGCGCATGATACGACTACATCTTTGCTAAATCATATGATGTATTATTCTGCGATTTATCCTGAGTGGCAGGAGAAAATGCGTGCCGAGTGCTTGGCTTTGGATAAGCCATTTTTAGATTATGAAGATCTTGATCAGCTGCCAACTATGCAGCAGGTGCTGTTTGAATGTTTACGCCTGCGCCCATCGGTGTCTTTTTTGGCGCGCAGAACTATCAAGGATATAGAAATTGATGGCATTCAGGTGCCAGCTGATACGATGGTTTTCTTGTCGACGATCATGAATCACCGTGACCCTGAGCACTGGACCAATCCGCTAGAGTTTGATCCGGAGCGCTTCAGTGATGAGCGTCGGGAAGATAAAAACCACTCGTTTGCGTTTCAACCTTTTGGCGGTGGTGCGCATAA
This window contains:
- a CDS encoding cytochrome P450, which gives rise to MAKAEIDKSYLTHADNHNIDHIPGDYGIPYFGNSLRTIFGLDKWVKELQDKYGNVARVKILHQKGIMLQGCDNFQRLFLDRNQEFSNEMGYEESLNQFYRGGILMKDFDDHKFLRRMMQTAFKNAAMKNYVGMMNPILAANIKSWENVDNFQFFPHIKKALLEVGASVFVGAEAGEDTVKMNQAFLDINDGLLGQVRKEWPGTAYNKGKKGERYLRDYFGQEIDKRRAGSGEDMLSFMCREKTDDGEFFDKELIIPQASFLLFAAHDTTTSLLNHMMYYSAIYPEWQEKMRAECLALDKPFLDYEDLDQLPTMQQVLFECLRLRPSVSFLARRTIKDIEIDGIQVPADTMVFLSTIMNHRDPEHWTNPLEFDPERFSDERREDKNHSFAFQPFGGGAHKCIGMHFAQMLAKCFMHQVLVNYSYTLPEGFNASFEWVPLPKPRKLPIQFKRLA
- a CDS encoding TetR/AcrR family transcriptional regulator: MKEKKQDKKLNRHDIIEAVARLIAEDGLETLTMRNIAKHVGCSVGTLPHYFEGKDDIVIAALNWSHERIFNRLDAMTDAAEIHLQNLYPLLSASMPTNDVADIEWRVRLCLWDYATTDPEMRLSVAAVARYADELLQSLIIQLQEQGEVRADICPSTTALTFYQMCIGAGFNMLHHPMEKRERDLAPLHEYIEMIKTPELES
- a CDS encoding wax ester/triacylglycerol synthase family O-acyltransferase, yielding MKQLGSQDAGFVYNETPNTPMHIAGLGIYDQSTAPGGRLGHKDIIKYVQDRIHLAPIFRYKYVEVPFGLDKPYWIEDPDFDIEFHIRHIALPQPGDWRQLCILVSRLNSRPIDFSRPLWEAYIIEGLDNVEGLPKGSFAIMVKTHHSIVDGASGQGVFGALHDLTPEATASQPLKPLTVDRKPTSLELIGRAIPNRLRNPLNQANSIYKTAPNLLRNAIKLYKGEIPSGTKLKVPATRFNKGLSPHRVFEGTFFDLDKVKHIKNAIAQGTTVNDVMLGIVAGGIHKYLKHHNELPAESLAAMMPVDIRTDDTRHLEGNQVGGIFAELHTHLENPIDRLVAIHESTNQAKDLAEKVNTHSVIQNYMFGFMNPKMGRRINRLMQNAGLMEKFGPFACNTLVTNVPGPNFPLYHAGAEMVSYWGIPPLTDCMGLGHAVFSYCGKISLSVSADRNMMQDPGFYIECIEAAFSELYAAALDHEKKASKAPAKKAAKSKASASSKTAASAKVSDNESKPKRKRAARKKAAARASKPSTTAASA
- a CDS encoding acyl-CoA dehydrogenase family protein, whose translation is MSTFEQFCEFIEQHCPTSMRTPMSSEETIWGGRQQQFNNPDAKAWLDIMVDAGYTAPTWPAAFGGAGLSPAEAKLLQKAMLKLGARPPLMSLGVHMMGPTILEFGTEAQQQEHLPPIARGEIRWCQGYSEPGAGSDLASLSCKAEDCGDHFLVNGQKVWTSFADKSDFLFCLVRTDFNVAKHDGISVLLIDMALPGVTTKPIELISGSSHFCEVFLDNVQVPKHQLXGQLNHGWGIAKRMLQHERNMMGSRDLGNRFAPSFESVVAHQHGQSLAEFSPILRDQIAANAMQTEAIELTSQRMLQEFKQGQVSQASSCLKLAMSEAYMQKFDLYLQAFGFAGLSWPDDRNANHFSADELLCAKEWAFSRIQSIGGGTSEIQLNIIAKRNLGLPD